Proteins found in one Poecilia reticulata strain Guanapo linkage group LG6, Guppy_female_1.0+MT, whole genome shotgun sequence genomic segment:
- the dnaaf4 gene encoding dynein axonemal assembly factor 4 isoform X1, protein MPLHVTDYTWTQTDSTVHISVPLKGATAAGVDIVSTEEYLKVHFPPFLFEAFLFEPVDDDRSSAKVGNGVAVFTLPKKTHKVWEHLMITTDDKETKRKIRERALRTQEQKLSAELKQKAEKRQAEKKYALETMMKLEREEKDRIQQMKDAEREKTTAELAAWQLRQKQEAQEAQRNQNHQIQQNPGTKLPGNRQTDIRKNNQVHSDAEKKKKKIRAQLPPPRTCGNIPVTFTPRVFPTALRESRVPEEEEWLKKQAEARRAMSAELEELEDLTEEERNPDWLKQKGDKCFSNGDYVGAVNAYSLGIRLNRKLPALYSNRAACHLKLRNLHKAVEDSSKALDLLTPAVSANAAARVRASVRRGSAFCQLELYAEGLQDYEAALKIEPHNEELQRDAQIIRDIIQGSAGQNGTK, encoded by the exons ATGCCACTGCACGTGACCGACTACACGTGGACCCAGACGGACTCCACGGTCCACATCAGCGTGCCTTTAAAGGGAGCGACGGCCGCTGGAGTGGACATCGTGTCAACGGAGGAGTATCTAAAG GTCCATTTTCCTCCCTTCCTGTTTGAGGCCTTCCTGTTCGAACCCGTCGATGACGACCGAAGCTCGGCGAAAGTCGGAAACGGCGTCGCTGTTTTCACTTTACCAAAAAAGACTCACAAAGTCTGGGAGCATCTGATGATAACCACAG atgataaagaaacaaagaggaagatCAGAGAGAGAGCTTTACGGACACAGGAGCAGAAACTTTCTGCAGAGTTGAAACAAAAAGCTGAGAAACGGCAAGCGGAGAAGAAGTATGCTCTGGAGACGAtgatgaag CTGGAGAGGGAGGAAAAGGACAGAATCCAGCAGATGAAGGACGCAGAGCGAGAGAAAACGACGGCGGAGCTGGCAGCGTGGCAGCTGAGGCAGAAACAGGAAGCACAGGAAGCCCaacggaaccagaaccatcagatcCAACAGAACCCAGGCACAAAGCTACCAGGAAACAGACAAACGGATATCAGGAAGAACAATCAAG TTCACAGCGAcgcagaaaagaagaagaagaagatccGAGCCCAGCTGCCTCCTCCCAGAACCTGCGGGAACATTCCAGTTACGTTCACCCCTCGAGTTTTCCCGACAGCGCTCCGAGAGTCACGGGTTCCCGAAGAGGAAGAG TGGCTGAAGAAGCAGGCTGAGGCGAGGCGAGCGATGAGTgcagagctggaggagctggaggatctgacagaggaggagaggaacCCCGACTGGCTGAAGCAGAAGGGAGA CAAGTGTTTCTCAAACGGAGACTACGTGGGAGCGGTGAATGCGTACAGTCTGGGGATCCGCCTCAACAGGAAGCTGCCCGCTCTCTACTCGAACAGAGCGGCGTGTCACCTGAAGCTCAGGAACCTTCACAAAGCCGTGGAGGACTCCTCCaag GCGCTGGACCTGTTGACCCCGGCCGTTTCTGCCAACGCTGCAGCCAGAGTCCGAGCCAGCGTCCGCCGAGGATCCGCTTTCTGCCAGCTGGAGCTCTACGCTGAAG GACTACAAGACTATGAAGCAGCTCTGAAGATCGAGCCCCACaatgaggagctgcagagggacGCCCAGATAATCCGAGACATAATCCAAGGTTCTGCTGGACAAAATGGGACAAAGTGA
- the dnaaf4 gene encoding dynein axonemal assembly factor 4 isoform X2, with translation MPLHVTDYTWTQTDSTVHISVPLKGATAAGVDIVSTEEYLKVHFPPFLFEAFLFEPVDDDRSSAKVGNGVAVFTLPKKTHKVWEHLMITTDDKETKRKIRERALRTQEQKLSAELKQKAEKRQAEKKYALETMMKLEREEKDRIQQMKDAEREKTTAELAAWQLRQKQEAQEAQRNQNHQIQQNPGTKLPGNRQTDIRKNNQVHSDAEKKKKKIRAQLPPPRTCGNIPVTFTPRVFPTALRESRVPEEEEWLKKQAEARRAMSAELEELEDLTEEERNPDWLKQKGDKCFSNGDYVGAVNAYSLGIRLNRKLPALYSNRAACHLKLRNLHKAVEDSSKALDLLTPAVSANAAARVRASVRRGSAFCQLELYAEGLLFPSGLKRLHSALQKKQVIS, from the exons ATGCCACTGCACGTGACCGACTACACGTGGACCCAGACGGACTCCACGGTCCACATCAGCGTGCCTTTAAAGGGAGCGACGGCCGCTGGAGTGGACATCGTGTCAACGGAGGAGTATCTAAAG GTCCATTTTCCTCCCTTCCTGTTTGAGGCCTTCCTGTTCGAACCCGTCGATGACGACCGAAGCTCGGCGAAAGTCGGAAACGGCGTCGCTGTTTTCACTTTACCAAAAAAGACTCACAAAGTCTGGGAGCATCTGATGATAACCACAG atgataaagaaacaaagaggaagatCAGAGAGAGAGCTTTACGGACACAGGAGCAGAAACTTTCTGCAGAGTTGAAACAAAAAGCTGAGAAACGGCAAGCGGAGAAGAAGTATGCTCTGGAGACGAtgatgaag CTGGAGAGGGAGGAAAAGGACAGAATCCAGCAGATGAAGGACGCAGAGCGAGAGAAAACGACGGCGGAGCTGGCAGCGTGGCAGCTGAGGCAGAAACAGGAAGCACAGGAAGCCCaacggaaccagaaccatcagatcCAACAGAACCCAGGCACAAAGCTACCAGGAAACAGACAAACGGATATCAGGAAGAACAATCAAG TTCACAGCGAcgcagaaaagaagaagaagaagatccGAGCCCAGCTGCCTCCTCCCAGAACCTGCGGGAACATTCCAGTTACGTTCACCCCTCGAGTTTTCCCGACAGCGCTCCGAGAGTCACGGGTTCCCGAAGAGGAAGAG TGGCTGAAGAAGCAGGCTGAGGCGAGGCGAGCGATGAGTgcagagctggaggagctggaggatctgacagaggaggagaggaacCCCGACTGGCTGAAGCAGAAGGGAGA CAAGTGTTTCTCAAACGGAGACTACGTGGGAGCGGTGAATGCGTACAGTCTGGGGATCCGCCTCAACAGGAAGCTGCCCGCTCTCTACTCGAACAGAGCGGCGTGTCACCTGAAGCTCAGGAACCTTCACAAAGCCGTGGAGGACTCCTCCaag GCGCTGGACCTGTTGACCCCGGCCGTTTCTGCCAACGCTGCAGCCAGAGTCCGAGCCAGCGTCCGCCGAGGATCCGCTTTCTGCCAGCTGGAGCTCTACGCTGAAGGTCTGCTGTTTCCGTCAGGGCTCAAACGCCTTcacagtgccttacaaaa GAAACAGGTGATCAGCTGA
- the anpepb.1 gene encoding aminopeptidase N yields the protein MAKGIFISKTLAIAGIVIGVAALSTIIALSVVYAQEKSKNNEASPTQGGGTTSKPTTTPTTPSPSNEPWDKYRLPKTLVPSHYSVTLWPRLTPDPKTGLYIFTGDSFVDFECVEETDLILIHSNKLNYTTQSNGQLAALSAIGGGSAPSITKSWLKEETQFLVLHLDGKLVKGQTYRLDTTFTGELADDLGGFYRSEYIQDGVKKVIATTQMQATDARKSFPCFDEPALKAYFNITLNHAKDTVALSNGAQIDNKVVTIDGQEVQQTVFERTEKMSTYLLAFIVSDFGFIEDTIGEVQIRIFARKPAIAAGQGAYALNITGPILKFFEEYYNSTYPLPKSDQIAIPDFSAGAMENWGLITYRETALLYDEAFSSNSNKERIATVIAHELGHMWFGNLVTLRWWNDLWLNEGFASYVEFLGADKAEPDWNIKDLIVLNDVHRVFAVDALTSSHPLSSLEDDIQKPAQISELFDAISYSKGASVIRMLSDFLTEPVFTKGVQSYLREFAFDNTVYTDLWQHLQVAVNASGDELPTSVKEIMNTWVLQMGFPVVTIDTASGSVSQKHFLLDPDAEVTTPSEYNYVWSVPIRWMKKGGSKSFTWLTEKSATNNDMKVTGDDWVLANLDVVGYYRVNYDDGNWDKLLTTLSNNHEDIPKINRAQLVDDAFNLARAKIIPTVRALKTTLYLKNERDYMAWKSALDNLDFFLLMFDRSEVYGIMQEYLRNQVTPLFQYYKEITSNWTKVPHGHTDQYNQVNAISLACKTGLEECQDLVQSWFKEWMETDKNPIHPNLRSTVYCNAIAAGGAEEWEFAWNKFKAATIPIEADKLRSAMACATKPWLLNRYLEYTLDPQQIRKQDATSTIVYVAQNVVGQSLAWDFIRANWNYIFTQYGGGSFSFANLINGVTKRFSTEFELQQLKQFKEDYADVGFGSGTLAVDQSIERTQANMKWIAENKESILEWFKNPV from the exons ATGGCGAAAGGCATCTTCATCAGTAAAACTCTTGCAATCGCAGGGATCGTTATAGGAGTGGCTGCCCTGTCCACCATCATCGCTCTGTCTGTCGTTTATGCTCaggaaaaatccaaaaacaacGAGGCATCACCAACTCAGGGAGGAGGAACCACTTCTAAACCCACTACTACACCTACAACACCTTCCCCTTCCAACGAACCATGGGACAAATATCGGCTGCCAAAAACCCTGGTGCCGAGCCACTACAGCGTGACTCTGTGGCCCCGACTGACACCAGATCCGAAGACTGGGCTGTACATCTTCACAG GAGACTCATTTGTGGATTTCGAGTGCGTGGAGGAGACGGACCTCATTCTTATCCACTCTAACAAGCTGAACTACACGACGCAGTCAAATGGGCAGCTTGCGGCGCTCTCAGCCATCGGCGGTGGCAGCGCACCATCCATCACAAAGTCCTGGCTGAAGGAAGAGACTCAGTTCCTGGTTCTTCATCTGGACGGTAAACTGGTGAAAGGACAAACGTATCGCCTCGACACCACGTTCACTGGAGAGCTGGCCGACGATCTGGGAGGTTTCTACAGGAGCGAGTACATACAGGATGGAGTCAAGAA GGTCATTGCCACCACCCAGATGCAGGCGACCGATGCCAGGAAGTCGTTCCCCTGCTTCGATGAGCCGGCGCTGAAAGCTTATTTCAACATCACTCTGAATCACGCTAAGGATACTGTGGCTCTGTCCAACGGCGCTCAAATAG aCAACAAAGTCGTCACCATAGATGGTCAAGAGGTGCAGCAGACGGTCTTTGAGCGCACTGAGAAGATGTCCACCTATCTGCTGGCCTTCATCGTCAGTGACTTCGGCTTCATCGAAGACACCATTGGCGAGGTTCAG ATCCGGATCTTTGCCCGGAAGCCCGCCATCGCTGCTGGCCAAGGAGCCTATGCCCTCAACATCACCGGACCCATCCTGAAGTTCTTTGAGGAGTATTACAACTCCACGTACCCACTGCCCAAATCTG ATCAAATCGCCATCCCTGATTTTAGCGCAGGAGCCATGGAGAACTGGGGTCTGATCACCTACAGAGAGACGGCGCTGCTGTATGACGAGGCCTTCTCCTCCAACTCCAACAAGGAGAGGATAGCCACCGTCATTGCTCATGAACTGGGCCACATG TGGTTTGGAAACCTGGTCACTCTGCGCTGGTGGAACGACTTGTGGCTGAACGAAGGCTTTGCATCATACGTGGAGTTCCTGGGAGCGGACAAAGCCGAACCCGACTGGAACATA AAAGACCTGATAGTCCTCAATGATGTCCACAGAGTGTTTGCAGTTGACGCTCTGACGTCGTCTCATCCGCTGTCCTCCCTTGAAGACGACATCCAGAAACCAGCTCAGATCAGCGAGCTCTTCGATGCCATCTCATACAGCAAG GGAGCCTCTGTAATCAGGATGCTGTCCGACTTCCTGACTGAACCGGTCTTCACCAAAGGAGTCCAG AGCTACCTGAGGGAGTTCGCCTTTGACAACACCGTCTACACAGACCTCTGGCAGCATCTGCAAGTG GCTGTGAACGCCAGTGGAGACGAGCTTCCTACAAGTGTCAAGGAAATCATGAACACCTGGGTGCTGCAGATGGGCTTCCCTGTGGTCACCATAGATACCGCCTCCGGCAGCGTTTCCCAGAAGCACTTCCTCCTGGATCCAGACGCCGAAGTTACCACTCCATCTGAGTACAA TTATGTGTGGAGCGTTCCAATCAGATGGATGAAGAAAGGAGGCAGCAAGAGCTTCACGTGGCTGACGGAAAAATCAG CTACTAATAACGACATGAAGGTGACGGGTGATGACTGGGTGCTGGCCAACCTTGATGTGGTTGGATACTACAGAGTCAACTATGATGATGGCAACTGGGATAAACTGCTAACCACTCTGAGCAACAACCACGAG GACATTCCAAAGATCAACAGAGCTCAGCTGGTGGACGATGCCTTCAACCTGGCCAG AGCTAAGATCATCCCGACAGTTCGGGCGCTAAAAACCACCCTGTACCTGAAGAACGAGAGGGACTATATGGCGTGGAAGTCTGCTCTGGACAACCTGGACTTCTTCCTCCTGATGTTCGATCGCAGCGAGGTGTACGGAATCATGCAG GAATATCTGAGGAATCAGGTCACCCCTCTGTTCCAGTACTACAAAGAGATAACAAGTAACTGGACCAAAGTACCACATGGTCACACGGACCA GTATAATCAGGTGAACGCCATCAGCCTGGCCTGTAAGACCGGTCTGGAGGAATGTCAGGATCTGGTCCAGTCGTGGTTCAAAGAGTGgatggaaacagacaaaaaccc AATCCACCCCAACCTGCGATCCACTGTGTACTGTAATGCCATcgcagcagggggcgctgaaGAGTGGGAATTTGCCTGGAATAAGTTTAAGGCCGCCACCATCCCTATTGAAGCTGATAAACTGCGTTCAGCGATGGCTTGCGCCACAAAACCGTGGCTGCTCAACAG GTATCTGGAGTACACTCTGGATCCACAACAGATCCGGAAGCAGGACGCCACCTCCACCATCGTCTACGTCGCCCAGAACGTGGTCGGTCAGTCTCTGGCGTGGGACTTCATCAGGGCTAACTGGAATTACATCTTCACTCA GTACGGAGGTGGATCCTTCTCCTTCGCCAACCTCATCAATGGAGTCACAAAACGCTTCTCCACAGAGTTTGAGCTTCAGCAG CTGAAGCAGTTCAAAGAGGATTATGCCGATGTGGGTTTCGGGTCCGGGACTCTGGCAGTGGACCAGTCCATCGAGAGAACACAAGCCAACATGAAATGGATCGCCGAGAACAAAGAAAGCATTCTGGAATGGTTCAAGAATCCAGTTTAG